A window of Caretta caretta isolate rCarCar2 chromosome 13, rCarCar1.hap1, whole genome shotgun sequence contains these coding sequences:
- the EIF2S2 gene encoding eukaryotic translation initiation factor 2 subunit 2, protein MSGDEMIFDPTMSKKKKKKKKPFMLDEEGGETQAEETQLSETKEVEPEPTEDKDIEADEEDSRKKDASDDLDDLNFFNQKKKKKKTKKMFDIDEAEEGVKDLKIEGDVQEPVEPEDDLDIMLGNKKKKKKNVKFPDEEEILEKDEALEDEDSKKDDGISFSFHTGPAWAGSERDYTYDELLNRVFNIMREKNPDMVAGEKRKFVMKPPQVVRVGTKKTSFVNFTDICKLLHRQPKHLLAFLLAELGTSGSIDGNNQLVIKGRFQQKQIENVLRRYIKEYVTCHTCRSPDTILQKDTRLYFLQCETCHSRCSVASIKTGFQAVTGKRAQLRAKAN, encoded by the exons ATGATTTTTGATCCCACTATgagcaagaagaagaagaaaaagaagaagcccTTCATGCTTGATGAAGAAGGAGGAGAGACACAAGCAGAAGAGACACAGTTGTCAGAAACAAAAGAAGTGGAACCAGAACCAACAGAGGACAAAGATATAGAAGCTGATGAAGAGGACAGTAGGAAGAAAG ATGCATCAGATGACCTGGATGACCTAAACTTCTTcaaccaaaagaaaaagaagaagaaaacaaaaaagatgtTTGATATAGATGAAGCAGAAGAGGGTGTAAAG gatTTAAAAATCGAAGGTGATGTGCAAGAACCGGTGGAACCAGAAGATGACCTTGATATCATGCttggcaacaaaaagaaaaagaagaaaaatgtgaaGTTTCCAGATGAAGAAGAAATATTGGAAAAGGATGAAG CTCTGGAGGATGAAGACAGCAAAAAAGATGATGGAATTTCTTTTAGCTTTCATACTGGACCTGCATGGGCAGGTTCAGAAAGGGACTACACGTATGATGAG TTGCTGAATCGAGTATTTAACATAATGCGGGAAAAGAATCCGGACATGGTAgctggagaaaaaagaaaatttgtCATGAAACCTCCACAGGTTGTAAGAGTAGGAACCAAGAAAACGTCATTTGTCAACTTTACAGATATCTGTAAACT attGCATCGTCAGCCAAAACATCTCCTGGCATTTTTGTTGGCTGAATTGGGTACAAG tgGCTCAATAGACGGTAACAACCAACTTGTAATCAAAGGACGATTCCAACAAAAACAGATAGAAAATGTTTTGAGAAGATACATCA AGGAGTATGTTACCTGTCATACATGTCGGTCACCAGACACAATCCTACAGAAGGACACCAGATTATATTTCTTGCAGTGTGAGACCTGCCATTCTCGCTGCTCCGTTGCCAGCATCAAAACTGGTTTCCAGGCTGTCACAGGCAAGAGAGCACAGCTCCGTGCCAAAGCTAACTAG